In the Brettanomyces nanus chromosome 1, complete sequence genome, AATTGCTAATGGCAGTGACAAGTGTTAAAGAGGTCAAATTAACAGAGACAAGCTGATAGAAACGAAAAAAAGCAGTGACATCTGTCCGTCGGGTCTGCCTTCGACGGAAGTCATAGTCAGTAAGAGTAAATGCTACATCACTTCTGAATATTTCCACAGCAGCCCAAACTCCTAGTGCCAAACCAACAACCTGAACTAATATCGATATAAAGAGCAGCTTATAGGTTCTGAATTCTTGctgaagatcttcaaatggCCTTTCTatactttcttcaattgcACCAGCTATTACCATAGGAAAGAAATAGGATGCAACCATATTGTATATTTGCGAGATGGTGAATATTGACGGTCTATTTTCCACGTCAAAGTAAAGAAATCCAACGTAACTCAATACTAGTTGAGATATCATAAATATAATGTAACATGCCAAAGAAACCACAATCCTTCTGTTGGAAAACACTTCGTTCCAGTTAGTCACCTGAAATAGATCGACTCTAGAGAATCTTTCATTTGCAGTCGAAGACACTCTACTAGCCGCATCGTCATCGTATGCATGCCTTAATATACGTCGTAGTGTATGCAAATGACCTGTTCTAGTGGAcataaagaaaatatagATTATATCATAATAAAGGAACAAACTAGTAGAGATCCAAAGTCCTGGATTAGCGCCCAAATAGGAACTTTAAAGGACACATTAATTTTACTATGTATTTCTACTTTTCACCGTCCTATATACATCTTTTTCGAAATTAACTATCCAACTATTCGATTGAATCACTCCTGTTGATATCCAAACTCCAGAAGATCCCATCAAGTTGGCCATAAGGATATCTGTGAAAAGTCGATCACCAACCACAGCGATGTCACGTGACGAATCGCATACACCTTTTTGTTTGAAATACATAATAATTTCGTTCCAACAGCCTGGCTTTTTAGTTGAATGACGTAAAACAGGGATCCCTGTGTTTAGCTCGATAACTTTTGCCTGCTTATAGTCCTTATCATCCTCAGTACCTGCTGTATTACTGACTATGAGGAGCCGAGAACCCGGATAACATCGAGTCAACTGTGTCCACTTATCAGCATATTGAGGCCACACCCTGTTTTCGTAAGGTTTGGCAAAACAGTTGTCCTTGTCTAAAACTACGGCTTTAATTGGACCTCTTCCGGAAATCACTATAGGTACCGGGAGATCGTTGAATGTAGGAATAGCCAAATGTGGTATACATAGTTCGGGTCTAGTTAGAAGTCGAAGAGTATTTAAAGTTCCACTCAAATTAGCACCGAGCATGAAGTAAAGTAAGAGACCAGATAAGTGGGTGGGTGGGTGACCTATAAGTAGGTTAAGTAAGACAGAAACGGAGCTGGAGAGACTTCGACCAGTCGAAAGTcgctttttttcttcaacttgaaaaattaaaagGAACAAGAATAGGAACAAAAGAGTTTTAAGATTCAGATCTGCTCTCTTTTTTACAATCATGTCGGAAGCAGCCAGAAGGCCATTCAACAAGCGAGGAGGGAAAAGTAACAGAGATCGAAAGCCTCATAATCGTCCTGTGAAAGCGTCGAATTCAGAGTCAACGTCGTCGCTTTCTGACTGGAGACGTAATGAAGTGGACTTAGAGACAGAAAAGGCActaaagatgaagaaatcgACCGATTCCGAGGATACATCGACAAACATCTGCGTTGTCTGCGCCAACAGTATCAAAATAGCCGCTTTGTCTCCCTGTAATCACGTGGTCTGCCATATTTGTGGCTTCAGACAAAGGGCTCTctatgagaagaagcagtgTTTGGTGTGTCGTACCGACGCAGATCAAATGATCTTCACGGACGATCCTCCCAAGTCACATCACTACGATGACGTTCCGCGAGATTCCATAGTATCGTCCAATCAGAAATATGCAGTGGAGTTTACATCCTTTGAGGCTAAAAATGGGACTCTGGGACTATTAGAGTTCCGGTGTCCCGTGGCAAGTTGCAAGGGTATCAGTTTTCCCAGCTTCAAAAAGCTCAACGAGCACGTTCGTGAACTACATAACAAAGTTTACTGTCCTGTTTGttccaaattcaagaaaGCATTCATTTGTGAGTTAAAGACATACTCTACTCGTGAGCTTCAGATGCATCAGATTAAGGGAACTAACGATGAGGAAGGATTCACCGGGCACCCTACATGCAAGTTCTGTGGTGGCAAGAGGTTCTACTCGGAAGATGAACTTTATATTCACATGAGAGAACGCCATGAGAGATGTCACGTGTGTGATCAAATAGATGCGTCTCACCCCAACTATTTCCGGGACTACAAAGATCTATTCCAGCACTTTCAGGACGCTCATTTCATCTGTACTGTTCAGAGCTGCTTGGACAAGAAATTCGTTGTTTTCAGAGACGAATTCGATCTTCAGGCCCATATGATAAAGGAACATAGTGAGATCTATGGTTCTGATAGACTAATACTGAGAGGTAATGAATTTGGAACCCGTTTGTCGACTTTAAGAGATGATGCTCCTCCGCATCCACAGAGCTCTGGAGATTCTCGTGAAGTCAAGAAGATGCGATTAGAAGAGAGGGCAAGacattatcttcattattctCAGACAGATTTCGCCAAGTTTCAAGAGGTTAATAGAGAGTATGACGAAGAGAGACTCACTGCATTAGAGCT is a window encoding:
- the GEP4 gene encoding Phosphatidylglycerophosphatase gep4 mitochondrial (BUSCO:EOG093440CR) yields the protein MLGANLSGTLNTLRLLTRPELCIPHLAIPTFNDLPVPIVISGRGPIKAVVLDKDNCFAKPYENRVWPQYADKWTQLTRCYPGSRLLIVSNTAGTEDDKDYKQAKVIELNTGIPVLRHSTKKPGCWNEIIMYFKQKGVCDSSRDIAVVGDRLFTDILMANLMGSSGVWISTGVIQSNSWIVNFEKDVYRTVKSRNT
- a CDS encoding uncharacterized protein (BUSCO:EOG093426SN), producing the protein MSEAARRPFNKRGGKSNRDRKPHNRPVKASNSESTSSLSDWRRNEVDLETEKALKMKKSTDSEDTSTNICVVCANSIKIAALSPCNHVVCHICGFRQRALYEKKQCLVCRTDADQMIFTDDPPKSHHYDDVPRDSIVSSNQKYAVEFTSFEAKNGTLGLLEFRCPVASCKGISFPSFKKLNEHVRELHNKVYCPVCSKFKKAFICELKTYSTRELQMHQIKGTNDEEGFTGHPTCKFCGGKRFYSEDELYIHMRERHERCHVCDQIDASHPNYFRDYKDLFQHFQDAHFICTVQSCLDKKFVVFRDEFDLQAHMIKEHSEIYGSDRLILRGNEFGTRLSTLRDDAPPHPQSSGDSREVKKMRLEERARHYLHYSQTDFAKFQEVNREYDEERLTALELLDNYKQIFGSRKPNEEEESVDYGTLIYEFSRLYPSNSLQRKQLEAINSNRMRQERLEEKFPELPGLNSSSSFVGNNWGSRGKMRQGSLQINETFPSLPAAPAMRFRSELRMGRSSSWAPPVNAATIPGYFPSKASTSRSSSHSSSRSSSVTSLPAAKKSPTPSASSSSQSLSSLLGGSRTFVHIGTSNTASTYRMASAHLDERKFPKLPEIKARTRKPITRVKPVNNSIGQWGSHQNDAFETRSPRVSSDNSSKKGKKGKVVFHIGVGN